A region of Necator americanus strain Aroian chromosome I, whole genome shotgun sequence DNA encodes the following proteins:
- a CDS encoding hypothetical protein (NECATOR_CHRI.G3229.T1), whose protein sequence is MKFWNVFQITLEEQRFGCGVIGVGTGELDARMDLHSTVITCGYGLIMISTAANILFVGNLFNELSTLEVDVRTDLAEFKMLADDAWTTMVATTGKQPLRSKRDAYGTQPFTSSSSVGCNPAPGRPGPPGQPGVPGFDGQPGIPGVPGQSGYSGASSASSQGCIQCPAGPMGPPGAPGPAGSAGRPGNPGAPGAGGGAGAPGPAGPAGPAGRPGNPGSAGSPGQPGSQGTRSRGLPGPSGGVGPMGAPGAPGIPGSPGFGSPGASGAPGPSGRPGLPGTDGVPGGPGNNGVPGHDSGYCPCPRRSLDKLRAKLLKA, encoded by the exons atgaagttttggaacgtgtTCCAAATAACGTTGGAAGAACAAAGATTTGGTTGCGGTGTCATAGGTGTAGGCACAGGGGAACTGGATGCTAg gatggaTTTGCATAGTACTGTGATCACCTGCGGCTATGGGCTGATAATGATCAGCACAGCTGCGAATATTCTATTCGTGGGCAATCTCTTCAATGAGCTCAGTACGCTCGAAGTTGACGTCAGAACAGATCTCGCAGAATTTAAG ATGTTGGCGGATGATGCGTGGACCACAATGGTGGCCACTACTGGAAAGCAACCGCTCAGGTCAAAGCGAGATGCCTATGGAACACAACCCTTCACTTCATCTTCCAGTGTTGGTTGCAATCCAGCGCCGGGACGTCCAGGCCCTCCTGGACAGCCAGGAGTCCCAGGAT TTGATGGCCAACCTGGTATACCGGGTGTCCCAGGTCAAAGTGGATATTCTGGAGCGTCGTCAGCTTCCTCACAGGGATGCATCCAGTGTCCAGCAGGTCCAATGGGACCTCCAGGAGCACCAGGGCCTGCGGGCTCAGCAGGAAGACCAGGAAATCCCGGTGCACCGGGTGCAGGAGGAGGAGCTGGGGCACCAGGACCTGCAGGACCGGCAGGTCCTGCTGGTAGGCCGGGTAACCCGGGAAGTGCTGGATCGCCGGGGCAACCTGGATCTCAGGGAACAAGAAGCAGAGGGCTTCCAGGGCCATCAGGAGGTGTTGGACCAATGGGGGCTCCGGGAGCCCCCGGAATCCCCGGATCACCAGGATTTGGTTCACCTGGTGCATCTGGAGCACCGGGTCCATCCGGAAGACCTGGCTTGCCTGGAACAGATGGCGTGCCTGGAGGA CCAGGAAACAATGGAGTACCAGGTCATGATTCCGGTTATTGTCCTTGTCCAAGGAGGTCTCTGGATAAGCTACGGGCGAAGCTGTTGAAAGCCTGA
- a CDS encoding hypothetical protein (NECATOR_CHRI.G3229.T2): protein MDLHSTVITCGYGLIMISTAANILFVGNLFNELSTLEVDVRTDLAEFKMLADDAWTTMVATTGKQPLRSKRDAYGTQPFTSSSSVGCNPAPGRPGPPGQPGVPGFDGQPGIPGVPGQSGYSGASSASSQGCIQCPAGPMGPPGAPGPAGSAGRPGNPGAPGAGGGAGAPGPAGPAGPAGRPGNPGSAGSPGQPGSQGTRSRGLPGPSGGVGPMGAPGAPGIPGSPGFGSPGASGAPGPSGRPGLPGTDGVPGGPGNNGVPGHDSGYCPCPRRSLDKLRAKLLKA from the exons atggaTTTGCATAGTACTGTGATCACCTGCGGCTATGGGCTGATAATGATCAGCACAGCTGCGAATATTCTATTCGTGGGCAATCTCTTCAATGAGCTCAGTACGCTCGAAGTTGACGTCAGAACAGATCTCGCAGAATTTAAG ATGTTGGCGGATGATGCGTGGACCACAATGGTGGCCACTACTGGAAAGCAACCGCTCAGGTCAAAGCGAGATGCCTATGGAACACAACCCTTCACTTCATCTTCCAGTGTTGGTTGCAATCCAGCGCCGGGACGTCCAGGCCCTCCTGGACAGCCAGGAGTCCCAGGAT TTGATGGCCAACCTGGTATACCGGGTGTCCCAGGTCAAAGTGGATATTCTGGAGCGTCGTCAGCTTCCTCACAGGGATGCATCCAGTGTCCAGCAGGTCCAATGGGACCTCCAGGAGCACCAGGGCCTGCGGGCTCAGCAGGAAGACCAGGAAATCCCGGTGCACCGGGTGCAGGAGGAGGAGCTGGGGCACCAGGACCTGCAGGACCGGCAGGTCCTGCTGGTAGGCCGGGTAACCCGGGAAGTGCTGGATCGCCGGGGCAACCTGGATCTCAGGGAACAAGAAGCAGAGGGCTTCCAGGGCCATCAGGAGGTGTTGGACCAATGGGGGCTCCGGGAGCCCCCGGAATCCCCGGATCACCAGGATTTGGTTCACCTGGTGCATCTGGAGCACCGGGTCCATCCGGAAGACCTGGCTTGCCTGGAACAGATGGCGTGCCTGGAGGA CCAGGAAACAATGGAGTACCAGGTCATGATTCCGGTTATTGTCCTTGTCCAAGGAGGTCTCTGGATAAGCTACGGGCGAAGCTGTTGAAAGCCTGA